One window of Pseudomonas putida genomic DNA carries:
- a CDS encoding ParB/RepB/Spo0J family partition protein produces the protein MRSSSPIGKPTVIAPAEGSSSIQGVHVPKVIPEANLRPMSEVLSSLHLDEERDSSAEPLERAPVSDADHVHQPGLDDIFLSGERLPGEAKFLQLTLIRRGKYQPRRKFDPEKLGLLANTIEDKGLNNAIIVRPLADGTYELIAGERRFLAHELLRKAYIYALIRNLSDAEAAILSVTDNDAREDLTEFERGASYKKLLDDKVVQSQAELSRRVGRSMATISRCLAYFKLPEGVISLLEEDPDLIGNRVVSDMVALADKGHIETVLAAANRIKEGASQDSAINWAKGEIRRKTSPQAPVPPRQIDYKERTQLDARIDGRKLILTPPKGIDPAEVLAYIEEMLKTRS, from the coding sequence CAGGGCGTACATGTTCCGAAGGTTATTCCGGAAGCTAACCTCCGGCCGATGAGCGAGGTGCTCAGTTCTTTGCACCTTGATGAAGAAAGGGACAGTTCAGCGGAGCCGCTGGAACGTGCACCGGTTTCTGATGCTGATCACGTTCACCAGCCGGGCTTGGATGACATTTTCTTGAGCGGCGAGCGCTTGCCAGGCGAGGCAAAGTTCTTGCAATTGACGCTCATACGCCGCGGGAAGTATCAGCCACGCCGTAAATTTGACCCCGAGAAACTCGGCCTTCTCGCGAACACGATTGAAGATAAAGGCCTCAACAACGCGATTATCGTTCGCCCACTTGCTGACGGTACTTACGAGCTTATTGCTGGTGAGCGCCGGTTCCTGGCTCATGAGCTGCTCCGAAAAGCCTACATCTACGCGCTCATCCGGAATCTGTCGGATGCAGAAGCGGCGATCTTGTCCGTTACGGACAACGACGCCCGGGAAGACCTTACTGAATTCGAGCGTGGTGCAAGTTACAAGAAGCTTCTCGATGACAAGGTAGTACAGTCACAGGCGGAGTTGTCCCGCCGTGTCGGTCGAAGCATGGCCACGATCAGCCGCTGCCTTGCCTATTTCAAGTTGCCTGAGGGTGTCATTTCTCTGCTGGAAGAAGATCCTGACCTGATTGGTAACAGGGTTGTCTCCGATATGGTTGCTTTGGCTGACAAGGGACATATTGAAACCGTTCTGGCCGCCGCAAACCGTATTAAAGAAGGTGCATCCCAGGACAGCGCAATCAACTGGGCCAAAGGTGAGATTCGGCGCAAGACATCACCTCAGGCCCCTGTTCCTCCGCGGCAAATCGATTACAAGGAACGCACCCAGCTGGATGCCCGTATCGATGGGCGCAAGTTGATTCTCACTCCTCCCAAAGGCATTGATCCCGCAGAGGTACTCGCATACATCGAGGAGATGCTCAAAACGCGTAGTTAA
- a CDS encoding RepB family plasmid replication initiator protein, which translates to MRNVSAASDFTFLQRKLYNTLLQFAQQRPREEMVHEIPIKQVEDNIGHTTSNSRDYLKKVLVSMSQTQVEFDYKGESPGRKSEWGIANLIAEAYILEDGQTLRFSFPPDLKRRLLDPAIFNLIDLRMQYHFSSFSALTLHEITSRYLGSPMGETYRAHWSEWSVVLSGSATPHAEFRDFNKMLGRAIDQVNSIERRFRITPHVTKLNRKMDKLWFKLETLIQPGLDLGPSPELVSQDVSKRLKALSLSQKDIDELGMTHDEEYLLAQADYTEAQMRKEGANVASPAAYFKAAVANNYAKAPTQQKAAEPGRGKKPAASKTGEKSKPAQAPSQAPKAAPSNQMADLLEQWGAAQREAIRAQFMELSDEQKKELAAKYETELRKDELAYSQYRSKGLNTMVINCLVAIQFQERFPETPNPETLLQFLLGGAKI; encoded by the coding sequence ATGCGAAACGTCTCTGCCGCCAGTGACTTCACATTCCTTCAGCGAAAACTCTACAACACCCTCCTTCAATTCGCCCAGCAGCGGCCGAGAGAGGAGATGGTTCATGAGATCCCGATCAAACAGGTCGAGGACAACATTGGACACACCACGTCGAACAGCCGTGATTACCTCAAGAAGGTACTCGTGAGCATGTCTCAGACACAGGTGGAGTTTGACTACAAGGGTGAAAGCCCTGGGCGCAAGAGCGAATGGGGCATCGCAAACCTGATCGCTGAAGCCTACATCTTGGAAGATGGTCAGACCCTTCGCTTTTCGTTCCCACCGGATCTGAAACGCCGGCTACTCGACCCAGCGATCTTCAACTTGATCGACTTGCGGATGCAGTACCACTTCTCCAGCTTCTCTGCTCTCACTCTGCACGAGATCACATCTCGCTACCTCGGCTCACCAATGGGAGAGACGTACCGTGCACATTGGTCTGAGTGGAGCGTTGTGCTGTCAGGATCTGCTACGCCACATGCCGAATTTCGCGACTTCAACAAAATGCTGGGTCGCGCAATCGACCAGGTCAACAGCATTGAACGCAGATTCCGCATCACACCGCACGTCACAAAGCTAAACCGGAAAATGGACAAGCTTTGGTTCAAGCTGGAGACACTGATTCAGCCTGGCCTAGACCTTGGACCATCACCAGAGCTGGTTAGCCAAGACGTGTCAAAGCGCCTTAAAGCACTGTCCTTGAGTCAAAAGGATATCGATGAGCTTGGCATGACTCACGATGAAGAGTACCTGCTTGCGCAAGCTGACTACACCGAGGCACAGATGCGCAAGGAAGGGGCTAACGTTGCCAGTCCAGCGGCATATTTCAAGGCTGCAGTAGCCAACAACTACGCCAAGGCGCCAACTCAACAGAAGGCCGCGGAACCAGGCAGAGGCAAAAAGCCAGCCGCCTCTAAAACCGGTGAGAAGTCGAAGCCAGCGCAGGCGCCATCGCAAGCGCCGAAAGCAGCACCATCGAACCAAATGGCAGACTTGCTGGAACAGTGGGGAGCAGCTCAGCGTGAAGCTATCCGCGCCCAGTTCATGGAACTGTCGGACGAGCAGAAGAAAGAGCTTGCGGCGAAATATGAGACCGAGCTGCGCAAAGACGAATTGGCCTACTCGCAATACCGGTCGAAGGGTTTGAACACGATGGTGATCAATTGCTTGGTAGCGATCCAGTTCCAGGAGCGTTTCCCTGAGACCCCAAACCCGGAAACACTCCTGCAATTCTTGCTGGGTGGAGCGAAGATCTAA
- a CDS encoding XRE family transcriptional regulator gives MNPGLRLYQAIIDRSELLSLPFQEASKACGFTADTLASCFGDESKAKPRPLHDVLDRKRIDLIAAFLHCSGFRVLQMADVFRWSDYCLIQQSAVFNSKAVNQSHETAAYFEEVTKADVASSPIFILDELIAATWSEDLKEAAEKIDVPFETLNSWRTGRPKPSLRDLAAIRIVAKRIDLGTPVIMMALGVLAKSDFQLDGCSVDIEDELNKALDIDIL, from the coding sequence GTGAACCCAGGGCTCCGCCTATATCAGGCCATAATCGATAGATCTGAACTGCTATCGCTCCCCTTCCAAGAGGCTAGCAAGGCCTGTGGTTTCACCGCAGACACGCTGGCCAGTTGTTTTGGGGATGAGTCAAAAGCCAAACCGCGTCCCCTCCATGACGTACTGGATCGAAAACGAATCGACCTGATCGCTGCATTTCTTCATTGCTCGGGGTTTCGAGTTCTACAGATGGCGGACGTTTTTCGCTGGTCGGACTACTGCCTGATCCAGCAGTCAGCGGTGTTCAATTCGAAAGCCGTCAACCAGAGCCATGAGACCGCGGCCTATTTCGAGGAGGTCACGAAGGCAGACGTCGCCTCATCCCCGATTTTCATCCTGGATGAACTGATCGCAGCCACTTGGTCAGAAGATCTCAAGGAGGCCGCCGAGAAAATCGACGTACCGTTTGAGACGCTCAATTCATGGCGCACGGGTCGCCCTAAGCCCTCCCTCCGCGATCTTGCTGCTATCAGGATCGTAGCGAAGCGTATTGATCTCGGAACCCCAGTGATCATGATGGCGTTGGGCGTACTGGCGAAATCTGATTTCCAGCTGGATGGTTGCTCAGTCGACATTGAAGACGAGCTAAACAAAGCCCTCGATATAGACATCCTGTAG
- a CDS encoding HDOD domain-containing protein, giving the protein MKALAKIFKNPAALPTISSVVMELLAMSRDPSVPLSSIVKAVSLDQALAAKVLRTANSAYFGRSGTVSRLEDAISTIGIHNFRTTIITTGLLKALPDAPGIDMPTYWKMGLHTAFMASALAESIGAERDIAFTTGLMQGIGALLIHLVMPDEACTVVQSVDAFDLVGRRPVEQAQLGFDNAEAGAELLKRWKFPTPIQKALLTYSNRSPLPDILGQLLSVSSTYAYGVVMGLDRSSLADWVDPEIAKSLGLSHDLLDSCRQRVSESVLMIG; this is encoded by the coding sequence ATGAAAGCCCTAGCAAAAATATTCAAGAATCCCGCAGCCTTACCCACGATCTCTTCGGTGGTTATGGAGCTACTAGCGATGTCTAGGGATCCCTCAGTGCCGTTGTCCAGCATTGTGAAAGCAGTGAGCCTTGACCAGGCTCTCGCCGCAAAAGTACTACGCACGGCCAACTCTGCTTATTTCGGACGCAGCGGAACTGTTTCCCGTCTCGAAGATGCCATATCTACAATTGGCATACACAACTTCCGTACCACCATTATCACGACAGGCCTACTGAAGGCGCTGCCGGACGCACCAGGTATTGATATGCCGACCTACTGGAAAATGGGTTTGCATACTGCGTTCATGGCATCTGCCCTGGCGGAGAGCATAGGTGCAGAGCGGGATATCGCTTTCACTACGGGTTTGATGCAAGGCATAGGCGCCCTACTCATTCACCTGGTAATGCCCGATGAAGCCTGCACTGTAGTTCAATCCGTTGATGCATTCGACCTTGTCGGCCGGCGTCCTGTCGAGCAGGCGCAGCTTGGATTTGACAATGCTGAGGCTGGAGCAGAGCTGCTGAAGCGCTGGAAATTCCCGACCCCAATCCAAAAAGCGTTGCTCACGTATTCCAATAGATCCCCCCTACCCGATATCCTTGGCCAATTGCTATCAGTATCCTCGACCTATGCTTATGGCGTGGTTATGGGGTTGGATAGATCATCACTCGCAGACTGGGTGGACCCAGAGATAGCAAAATCTCTTGGCCTCTCTCATGATTTGTTGGATAGCTGCCGACAACGTGTGTCTGAATCAGTGCTGATGATCGGTTAA
- a CDS encoding transcriptional regulator produces the protein MSKLAEFRAAEKALQEQLSALEALKNDSGLQREIEFEEKLKSLMEEYGANLGKVIAILDPASSLRKINARPEGDRQQRKPREVKVYKNPHTGETIETKGGNHRQLKEWKTQYGGDVVESWKS, from the coding sequence ATGAGCAAGTTGGCTGAATTTCGTGCTGCAGAGAAAGCACTGCAAGAGCAACTTTCTGCTTTGGAAGCGCTGAAAAATGATTCAGGGCTGCAACGTGAGATTGAGTTCGAGGAAAAGCTCAAAAGCCTGATGGAAGAGTACGGCGCGAATTTGGGCAAGGTCATCGCCATTCTTGACCCGGCTTCAAGTCTGCGCAAAATCAATGCACGGCCAGAAGGCGATCGTCAGCAGCGTAAGCCACGTGAGGTCAAGGTCTACAAAAATCCCCACACCGGTGAGACTATCGAGACCAAAGGCGGCAATCACCGCCAGCTGAAAGAGTGGAAAACTCAATATGGTGGTGACGTCGTCGAATCCTGGAAAAGCTGA
- a CDS encoding endonuclease, whose protein sequence is MAMRIITGPAAQQNSAAWFAWRSEGIGASEAPQIMGTSKFRSSYELFRLRLGIGPPPPPNPYVDRIRARGHQLEPIARAAYEKHTGTTVTPIIAESDSIPFIRASLDGFNPFLGIPVEIKCPGDTAHGLALKGIVPPEYVDQVQHQIFVAEASFAHYYSFDGTKGVLLKVMRNQKRIDQILRGELDFWHRLQTGKWSTDEWEAAAAAWRQSNQQLQEATAREEAARAVLLSQMPPGRKRHESEGVSVQLSTRKGHVDWRALLKAHGVDLTESQIDVYRKPPGEHATVRDQLSVPLTTPTALAAPLTQPGFPSVQTGQPGPKPPAQALKKDFVF, encoded by the coding sequence ATGGCAATGCGCATCATCACGGGACCAGCAGCTCAGCAAAACTCCGCCGCCTGGTTCGCATGGCGTAGTGAAGGAATCGGAGCTAGCGAGGCGCCCCAGATCATGGGCACGTCAAAATTCCGCAGTTCTTATGAGCTTTTCAGACTCAGGCTAGGCATCGGGCCTCCCCCGCCGCCGAACCCCTACGTCGATCGTATTCGAGCCAGGGGTCATCAGCTGGAACCCATAGCTAGGGCGGCTTATGAAAAGCACACCGGTACCACGGTTACGCCCATCATTGCCGAGAGTGACTCGATCCCATTTATCAGGGCATCGCTAGACGGGTTCAATCCCTTTCTAGGGATACCGGTCGAGATCAAATGTCCAGGGGATACAGCTCATGGGCTTGCTCTCAAGGGAATCGTCCCACCGGAGTATGTGGATCAGGTTCAGCATCAGATTTTTGTTGCTGAAGCCAGCTTCGCCCACTACTACTCGTTCGATGGGACTAAAGGCGTGCTGCTCAAAGTCATGCGGAACCAGAAGCGGATCGATCAAATCCTAAGAGGTGAGCTCGACTTCTGGCATCGGCTCCAAACAGGCAAATGGAGTACCGATGAATGGGAAGCCGCAGCGGCCGCCTGGCGACAGTCAAACCAGCAATTACAGGAAGCCACGGCGCGAGAGGAAGCAGCCCGAGCTGTACTGCTGTCTCAGATGCCGCCAGGCCGCAAGCGACATGAAAGTGAAGGTGTCTCTGTTCAGCTTTCCACGCGTAAAGGACATGTCGACTGGCGTGCTTTGCTCAAAGCACATGGCGTTGATCTGACTGAAAGCCAAATCGATGTCTACAGGAAGCCTCCTGGAGAACATGCGACAGTTCGTGATCAGCTCAGTGTACCCCTGACCACGCCCACCGCACTGGCGGCGCCGCTGACTCAACCGGGGTTCCCCTCCGTGCAAACCGGGCAGCCAGGTCCTAAACCCCCGGCACAGGCCTTGAAGAAGGACTTCGTTTTCTAA